A window of the Isosphaera pallida ATCC 43644 genome harbors these coding sequences:
- a CDS encoding protein kinase domain-containing protein: MDSSDVNRSGEPPHKLQDMVPEDDPTRLERKLETVTVVTERAGQNLPHVIRWDRFRLEKVEGLALDGWAIRHHAVDEVNNQPCKVYDLSELKRLGGSSTSSWVARLTLAARLDHPRIRKVLAWEWNRTPPYVALAQIDEAKTDSLTPPPSQAFLPAFPFEIRLAHARGICQALADGHALGLTVGSNALRRLSLRTGRLDFTRLDEFGVTRSRCSLNLDDLSRRSCPPEETLNWLQPMFDTAVIDRADAIAEDLLALGECLSVWLHDDKAVCVMAARLVQSDPHLRPAVATVVELLEQRLDEYWRELAGRSGRGVLHASTRRPCTHSDSIARRDPSRVRGFDVGDTLGRYELLERLGKGGMGVVFKARDLGDGSIVALKLIRLDLAYGGASGRESWGAIRARFRREARLLAECNNPHVARLLEFNEDQGCAYLALEFVDGENLGDLIEREGRLPEALALEIALGITRGLEPAHQRGIIHRDLKPDNVLLTHAQPRQVKVIDFGLARREWDGESNQLTLSGMIVGTPRYMSPEQCDAGPLTVRSDVYSIGVTLYQMLTGRPPFESASLAGLITLHRQADPPPLEERAPETSEATRRLVAALLAKRPEDRPADAGTVAHLIERILRGQEVVVLHPRMPQTDPRNVVSVRFTWTLKSNPRALWPLVSNTERLNRAIGLPAVEFGPVGRRADGNPAGVGQRPAQARKFGLNLRWTETPFEWVEGRRMGVLREFVSGPFVWLTSLVELTPVGLGTELSHTISYLPRTRLGRWLGRFEVNVNTRRNLDRVYRRIDAALQGELANQDSRDPFEPVQPMTTKQRAELDRRLDRLVALGINPRVVERLGELIAWGSAQDLARIRPLEWAARAQLPPEAVLIACLHGIRQGIFQMRWDVICPVCRVASESRQSLRDLHDRETCPACRSELAIDFSSSVEMIVKAHPDLRTTDSATYCLGGPAHSPHVVAQILLEPRESFVLDLDLEPGRYRLRFRSGSTQRGDSDSQVQPRPDARDPAGSAQPATCLDPQEFLPIGLDWTYEFWVWSDHAPTTSWSFRTARGPQPNWPEALRTGGQVLAIHHDSPHEALIRVERVARREDALTAARLASHPVFRRLFPTEALEPGRLIPVESICLLAARFHESTADGDREREQEKYHEFQQFLEWLQAQVEEEQGVLLKTFNDGALAVFDSAASAVRTALKIHGSGRNTRTHGQTLTSGWTNRLGIQVALHQGPAWAATLDGRLDYFGATLKMVDRICDLAAPGEIWFTSALFRDPDVTNVLRWRRMEAQIVMSPSEDVGMSVHRIRPSEHPEDPSEMDF, translated from the coding sequence ATGGACAGTTCTGACGTCAATCGTTCCGGCGAACCGCCTCATAAGCTCCAGGATATGGTCCCGGAAGACGATCCGACCCGCCTGGAACGCAAATTGGAGACCGTGACGGTTGTGACGGAGCGCGCGGGGCAAAACCTGCCGCATGTGATCCGCTGGGATCGCTTCCGCCTTGAAAAGGTCGAGGGGCTGGCACTAGACGGTTGGGCGATCCGCCATCACGCGGTGGACGAAGTCAACAACCAACCATGCAAGGTTTACGATCTGAGTGAACTCAAACGACTGGGTGGCTCTTCGACCTCCAGTTGGGTGGCTCGTTTGACTTTGGCCGCAAGGTTGGATCATCCTCGCATCCGCAAAGTCTTGGCGTGGGAATGGAACCGAACCCCGCCCTACGTAGCGCTTGCTCAAATTGACGAGGCCAAAACCGACTCTCTAACCCCTCCCCCCTCGCAGGCGTTCCTGCCCGCGTTCCCTTTTGAAATCAGGTTGGCTCATGCTCGGGGCATCTGCCAAGCATTAGCGGACGGACACGCCTTGGGACTGACCGTTGGCTCAAACGCCCTCAGACGCCTTTCGCTGCGAACCGGCCGGCTTGACTTCACACGCCTGGATGAGTTCGGCGTCACCCGGTCGCGTTGTTCGTTGAACCTCGACGACCTATCGAGGCGCTCCTGCCCACCCGAGGAGACGCTCAACTGGCTTCAACCCATGTTCGACACCGCCGTGATCGATCGAGCCGACGCAATCGCTGAGGATCTCCTTGCCTTGGGTGAGTGTCTGTCCGTTTGGCTGCACGATGACAAGGCGGTGTGCGTCATGGCGGCCCGTCTGGTCCAGAGCGATCCTCATCTGAGGCCGGCAGTGGCGACGGTGGTGGAACTGTTGGAGCAACGTTTAGACGAATATTGGCGCGAACTCGCCGGGCGGTCCGGTCGTGGCGTCCTGCACGCGAGCACACGCCGACCTTGCACCCACTCTGACTCCATCGCAAGACGCGACCCTTCACGGGTCCGGGGATTCGATGTGGGGGACACTCTGGGCCGCTACGAGCTGCTTGAACGTTTGGGAAAAGGAGGGATGGGGGTCGTCTTCAAAGCGCGTGATTTAGGGGACGGCTCCATAGTGGCCCTCAAACTGATTCGTCTCGACTTGGCATATGGCGGGGCGTCGGGCCGCGAATCCTGGGGAGCAATTCGTGCCCGGTTTCGTCGCGAGGCCCGTCTGCTGGCCGAATGCAATAATCCTCATGTGGCCCGCCTCTTGGAGTTCAACGAAGATCAAGGCTGCGCCTATCTGGCTTTGGAGTTTGTAGATGGCGAGAACCTGGGAGATCTGATCGAACGCGAAGGACGATTGCCCGAAGCCCTCGCTTTGGAGATTGCTTTGGGAATTACGCGGGGTTTGGAACCAGCTCACCAACGAGGTATCATCCATCGCGACCTCAAGCCGGACAATGTGTTGTTGACCCACGCGCAGCCTCGGCAGGTTAAGGTCATCGACTTTGGCCTGGCGCGCCGCGAATGGGATGGAGAATCCAATCAACTCACCCTCAGCGGGATGATCGTGGGAACCCCACGATATATGTCTCCTGAACAATGCGACGCCGGGCCGTTGACCGTTCGCTCCGACGTTTACTCGATCGGTGTGACGCTGTATCAAATGCTGACGGGCCGACCACCGTTCGAATCCGCCTCGTTGGCCGGATTGATCACGCTGCATCGTCAGGCTGATCCCCCGCCGTTGGAGGAACGCGCGCCGGAGACCAGCGAGGCTACCCGGCGGCTAGTCGCAGCGCTTCTGGCCAAACGACCTGAGGACCGGCCTGCCGACGCTGGGACGGTCGCCCATCTCATTGAAAGGATTCTCCGGGGTCAAGAGGTCGTCGTTCTCCATCCTCGAATGCCGCAAACCGATCCTCGGAATGTTGTTTCGGTTCGGTTCACATGGACCCTGAAATCGAACCCACGGGCGCTTTGGCCACTGGTTTCCAACACCGAGCGTCTCAATCGCGCGATTGGTCTGCCAGCGGTGGAGTTTGGTCCGGTGGGGCGACGCGCTGACGGAAATCCCGCGGGCGTGGGGCAGCGTCCGGCTCAAGCTCGCAAGTTCGGCCTCAACTTACGCTGGACCGAGACCCCCTTTGAATGGGTTGAAGGGCGGCGAATGGGCGTCCTGCGCGAGTTCGTCTCCGGACCGTTCGTCTGGCTCACCAGCCTGGTCGAACTCACCCCAGTCGGCTTGGGGACCGAATTGTCTCACACCATCAGCTACCTTCCGCGAACCCGTCTGGGACGATGGCTTGGACGTTTCGAGGTGAACGTCAACACCCGTCGAAACCTCGATCGAGTTTACCGCCGCATCGACGCTGCGCTTCAAGGTGAGTTGGCGAACCAGGATTCCCGGGATCCCTTTGAACCCGTTCAACCCATGACGACGAAACAACGGGCAGAGTTGGATCGCAGGTTAGATCGTCTGGTCGCTCTGGGGATCAATCCCCGAGTGGTTGAGCGGCTTGGCGAACTGATCGCTTGGGGATCGGCTCAGGATTTGGCGCGGATTCGTCCCCTAGAATGGGCCGCCCGCGCCCAGCTGCCTCCGGAGGCTGTTCTGATTGCGTGTCTTCACGGCATCCGACAGGGGATCTTCCAGATGCGTTGGGACGTGATCTGCCCCGTGTGTCGCGTCGCCTCGGAGTCGCGTCAGTCCCTCCGCGATCTTCACGACCGGGAAACCTGCCCCGCCTGCCGTTCCGAGTTGGCGATCGATTTTTCCTCGAGTGTCGAAATGATCGTCAAGGCGCATCCAGATCTCAGGACCACCGACTCAGCCACCTACTGTTTGGGCGGTCCCGCCCATTCGCCCCATGTGGTGGCACAGATTCTTCTGGAGCCCAGAGAGTCTTTCGTGCTTGATCTGGACTTGGAACCCGGACGTTATCGCTTGCGGTTTCGGAGCGGCTCCACCCAACGCGGTGATTCTGATTCACAGGTCCAACCCCGGCCAGACGCCCGAGACCCGGCGGGATCCGCCCAACCGGCGACGTGCCTCGATCCTCAAGAGTTCCTGCCAATCGGGTTGGATTGGACCTACGAGTTTTGGGTTTGGTCCGATCACGCCCCGACAACGAGTTGGAGTTTTCGGACCGCGCGTGGTCCTCAGCCGAATTGGCCCGAGGCATTGCGCACGGGTGGTCAAGTGCTGGCAATTCACCACGATTCCCCCCACGAAGCGTTGATTCGAGTGGAACGCGTGGCCCGTCGAGAGGATGCGTTGACCGCCGCCCGTTTGGCCTCTCATCCGGTTTTCCGCCGACTTTTCCCCACCGAAGCGTTGGAGCCGGGACGGCTCATCCCGGTAGAGTCGATTTGTCTGTTGGCGGCTCGTTTCCACGAATCGACCGCCGATGGTGATCGTGAGCGTGAACAAGAAAAGTACCACGAATTTCAACAGTTTCTTGAATGGTTACAAGCTCAGGTGGAAGAAGAGCAGGGCGTGTTACTCAAAACGTTCAACGACGGCGCCTTGGCCGTGTTCGACTCAGCGGCCTCCGCAGTGAGGACCGCGCTCAAGATCCACGGCTCAGGCCGCAATACAAGGACGCACGGACAGACCCTCACAAGCGGTTGGACCAATCGGCTCGGAATTCAGGTGGCGCTGCATCAGGGGCCGGCGTGGGCGGCCACTCTCGATGGCCGACTGGATTACTTCGGCGCGACGTTAAAAATGGTCGATCGGATCTGCGACTTGGCGGCCCCCGGCGAGATCTGGTTCACCTCCGCGCTGTTCCGCGACCCAGACGTCACCAACGTCTTGAGATGGCGACGCATGGAGGCGCAAATCGTGATGTCTCCATCTGAAGACGTCGGGATGTCGGTTCATCGAATTCGACCTAGTGAGCATCCCGAGGATCCCTCGGAGATGGATTTTTAG
- a CDS encoding pyridoxal phosphate-dependent aminotransferase, whose amino-acid sequence MVGRWIASRMSRIEASGIRKAFELAQGLADPIDLSIGLPDFDAPEEAKEAAIRAVREGHSRYTLTQGLPELRERLREEVRTRLGQPERELMVTSGSAGGLTLALCATVEPGDEVIIPDPYFVMYVNLVHLAGGTPIFVDTYPDFRLDPDRIQAALTPRTKCLILNSPNNPTGVVAGAEELRAIVDRCRKAGVLVLSDEVYRSFCFDGPCVSPAEFDPNVLVIDGFSKSHGMTGWRLGFAHGPAALIAEMAKLQQFTFICAPSLVQHAGLAALEADLSAHLATSKARRDRVVAALSHDYELTPPGGAFYAFPKIPSRFASATEFAAEAVRHRLLIIPGSVFSRRDTHFRLSHAVPTERLERGLEVLRCLARA is encoded by the coding sequence ATGGTGGGTCGATGGATCGCCTCGCGGATGAGTCGGATCGAGGCGTCGGGCATTCGCAAGGCGTTCGAGTTGGCCCAGGGTCTCGCCGACCCGATCGATCTGTCGATCGGTTTGCCCGATTTCGACGCCCCCGAAGAGGCCAAGGAGGCGGCGATCCGCGCGGTGCGGGAAGGCCACAGCCGCTACACGCTCACCCAGGGCTTGCCCGAGTTGCGGGAACGGCTGCGTGAGGAGGTGCGGACCCGGTTGGGTCAGCCCGAGCGGGAGTTGATGGTCACCTCTGGAAGCGCCGGCGGCTTGACGTTAGCGCTGTGCGCCACCGTTGAACCGGGTGATGAGGTCATCATTCCCGATCCCTACTTCGTCATGTACGTCAATCTCGTGCATCTTGCGGGTGGGACACCTATTTTTGTGGATACCTACCCCGATTTCCGACTCGACCCTGATCGAATCCAGGCTGCGCTGACGCCTCGAACCAAGTGCCTCATTCTCAACTCGCCCAACAATCCCACGGGGGTGGTGGCTGGAGCCGAGGAACTGCGGGCGATCGTGGACCGCTGCCGCAAGGCGGGGGTGCTGGTGCTAAGTGACGAGGTGTATCGCTCGTTCTGTTTTGATGGTCCCTGCGTCTCGCCGGCGGAGTTCGACCCCAACGTTCTGGTGATCGACGGCTTTTCCAAAAGTCACGGCATGACCGGCTGGAGGTTGGGCTTCGCACACGGTCCCGCGGCTCTGATCGCCGAGATGGCCAAACTCCAACAGTTCACGTTCATCTGCGCGCCGAGTTTGGTTCAACACGCTGGTTTGGCCGCGCTTGAAGCTGACCTGTCAGCTCACCTCGCCACCTCCAAGGCGCGACGCGACCGCGTCGTGGCGGCGTTGTCCCATGACTACGAGTTGACGCCCCCCGGTGGAGCGTTCTACGCCTTTCCTAAGATTCCCAGTCGGTTCGCTTCGGCCACGGAGTTCGCCGCCGAAGCAGTTCGCCACCGCCTGTTGATCATTCCTGGTTCGGTGTTCAGCCGTCGCGACACCCACTTCCGGCTCTCGCATGCCGTCCCAACCGAACGCTTGGAGCGGGGTCTGGAGGTTCTTCGTTGTTTAGCGCGGGCGTGA
- the pilM gene encoding type IV pilus assembly protein PilM, whose translation MAKIQPVWALDLGQAALKALKVVPGETPETIEAEAFDYIEYPKILSQPDADADELLNDALKTFLERNDLKGCKIVLGVTGQAGLVKFIKLPPVEPKRIPDIVKFEARQQIPFALEEVVWDYQQIGDRQDTEDYTTAEVGLFAMKREQVHKVLTPLKLAGIEADIVQMNPIALFNFLAFDRLGIGAVGETGSIMESPALEGAILVIDMGADHTDLIISDGQKIWQRALPIGGNTFTRALTKEMKLTFAKAEHTKKNATKAPDPKAVFTAMRDTFQAFANDINRSIAFYSSVNRGSKIVKVLGLGNGFKLPGLQKFLQQNLQLEIEKVERFSRLAGANVVNEPLFVENVPSFAVAYGLAVQGLDAALLRTNLLPTEIQQAKQIRRKKPWMLAAASLLTMGFFVLFLGDWNDWRTVTAQPFKDAVAQAKSVAQTGNTLQSEFDQAVAAWKAVKGQGELLTAETTDIDLWPRFLEKLNRMLPDPVAEYGLNPNNPNDQRKIAMTRLHIDEVHPVWRETIKTEWFDLVKPNFKRLMHPVDKVNELEDTPGWVVQIVGHHYNPYPDAEERKQPPGKRMMYGPLEYLKVRLDKVAEDPDLRQFGFSHYVLAWFNRDLKWTGDKSIANNGLSNMNVAQFLLPRASAPTTGMVGMMGEDGGRGMMAAMGGGPGMGMMGSAGMMGSAGMMGGPGMGMGGMDMESMMESMGGMGGGRPGMMGGMMPGMGMMGPSTKKDDSSVQYLTRTDFLIQFAWKPITEETPPKDLNEIRKMIAEAKRRPGQVETVSEEDIENTSKEVAAEVEAKAQEQLKKLADAVEAKAAEAGAAPSQNPSAVEGTPPGGPTPPPTEPAASQPPTQAGSTEGEQTPME comes from the coding sequence ATGGCCAAGATTCAACCGGTCTGGGCACTCGATCTGGGCCAGGCCGCCCTCAAAGCGCTGAAGGTGGTTCCGGGCGAAACGCCGGAAACCATCGAGGCCGAGGCGTTCGATTACATTGAGTATCCCAAAATCCTCAGCCAGCCCGACGCCGACGCCGACGAGCTTCTCAACGACGCCCTCAAGACCTTTCTGGAACGCAACGACCTCAAAGGATGCAAGATCGTCCTAGGCGTTACGGGTCAGGCGGGCCTCGTTAAATTCATCAAGCTGCCGCCGGTCGAGCCCAAACGCATTCCCGACATCGTCAAGTTCGAGGCCCGGCAACAAATTCCCTTCGCGCTGGAAGAAGTTGTCTGGGATTACCAGCAAATCGGCGATCGTCAAGACACCGAGGATTACACCACCGCCGAAGTCGGCTTGTTCGCCATGAAGCGCGAGCAAGTTCACAAAGTCCTCACCCCGCTCAAATTGGCCGGGATCGAGGCCGACATCGTTCAGATGAACCCGATTGCCCTGTTCAATTTCCTCGCCTTTGACCGTCTGGGCATCGGCGCAGTGGGCGAAACCGGCTCCATAATGGAAAGCCCGGCATTAGAGGGGGCGATCCTGGTCATCGACATGGGGGCCGACCACACCGACCTCATCATCTCTGACGGCCAGAAAATCTGGCAACGCGCCCTGCCGATTGGTGGCAACACCTTCACCCGGGCGCTGACCAAGGAGATGAAACTCACCTTCGCCAAGGCGGAACATACCAAGAAGAACGCCACTAAAGCGCCTGACCCCAAGGCGGTCTTCACCGCGATGCGCGACACCTTCCAGGCGTTCGCCAACGATATCAACCGCTCCATTGCGTTCTATTCGAGCGTCAACCGCGGCTCGAAGATCGTCAAAGTGCTAGGGCTGGGCAACGGCTTCAAGCTGCCGGGCCTCCAGAAGTTCCTCCAACAGAACTTGCAACTGGAGATCGAGAAGGTCGAACGGTTTTCGCGGCTCGCCGGCGCCAATGTGGTGAACGAACCGCTATTCGTCGAAAACGTGCCGTCATTCGCGGTGGCCTACGGCTTGGCGGTCCAGGGTCTCGACGCGGCCCTGCTCAGAACCAACCTGTTGCCCACCGAAATCCAGCAAGCTAAGCAAATCCGGCGCAAAAAGCCCTGGATGCTGGCGGCCGCGTCGCTGCTGACAATGGGCTTCTTCGTGCTCTTTCTAGGGGATTGGAACGACTGGCGGACGGTGACGGCTCAACCTTTCAAGGACGCCGTGGCGCAGGCCAAGTCGGTGGCCCAAACCGGCAACACGCTGCAAAGCGAGTTTGATCAGGCGGTCGCTGCCTGGAAAGCGGTTAAGGGGCAAGGCGAACTGTTGACCGCCGAGACCACCGACATCGACCTCTGGCCACGCTTCCTTGAAAAACTCAATCGGATGCTGCCCGACCCAGTGGCCGAGTATGGTCTCAACCCCAACAACCCCAACGACCAACGCAAGATCGCTATGACCCGCCTCCACATCGACGAGGTCCACCCGGTCTGGCGGGAGACGATCAAAACCGAATGGTTCGACCTGGTCAAACCCAACTTCAAACGGCTGATGCATCCCGTGGACAAGGTCAACGAATTGGAAGACACCCCCGGCTGGGTGGTCCAGATCGTCGGCCACCACTACAACCCCTACCCCGATGCCGAAGAACGCAAACAGCCGCCCGGCAAGCGGATGATGTACGGCCCGCTGGAGTACCTCAAGGTGCGACTCGACAAGGTGGCCGAAGATCCCGACCTGCGGCAGTTCGGTTTTTCCCACTACGTCCTCGCCTGGTTCAACCGCGACCTCAAATGGACCGGCGACAAGTCAATCGCCAATAACGGCTTGTCCAACATGAACGTGGCCCAATTCCTGTTGCCACGCGCTTCGGCTCCCACCACCGGCATGGTCGGCATGATGGGCGAGGACGGCGGACGCGGCATGATGGCCGCGATGGGCGGCGGTCCCGGGATGGGCATGATGGGTTCCGCCGGCATGATGGGTTCCGCCGGCATGATGGGTGGTCCCGGGATGGGCATGGGCGGCATGGACATGGAGAGCATGATGGAAAGCATGGGCGGCATGGGAGGCGGACGACCCGGCATGATGGGCGGCATGATGCCTGGCATGGGCATGATGGGCCCATCCACTAAGAAGGATGACAGCAGCGTCCAATACCTCACCCGTACCGACTTCCTCATCCAGTTCGCCTGGAAGCCAATCACCGAGGAGACTCCCCCCAAAGACCTCAACGAGATTCGCAAGATGATCGCCGAGGCCAAACGCAGACCCGGTCAAGTGGAGACCGTCTCCGAAGAAGACATCGAAAACACCTCAAAGGAAGTTGCCGCCGAAGTCGAAGCCAAAGCGCAAGAACAGTTGAAGAAGCTGGCCGACGCGGTTGAAGCCAAGGCCGCCGAGGCGGGAGCCGCCCCAAGCCAAAACCCATCGGCCGTGGAAGGAACCCCCCCAGGCGGCCCGACGCCTCCCCCAACCGAACCTGCCGCCTCCCAACCTCCCACTCAAGCCGGCTCGACCGAGGGAGAACAGACTCCGATGGAGTGA
- a CDS encoding RtcB family protein, giving the protein MSQAKTGFLGPLEAVDSCCWRIPKTYRADMRVEGLIFADADMIGQIRQDQGLEQVVNVATLPGIQKASLAMPDIHSGYGFAIGGVAATDPEQGGVISPGGVGYDINCGVRLLRSNLTWDELKPRIRDLVDKLFEHVPTGVGQSGKYLFDKPKLKKLMEQGSKYVVDKGFGVARDLDFTEAGGCLDDADPDRVSDRAYTRGYDQCGTLGSGNHFLEVQVIDRILDPEAAEVMGLAEGMVTVLIHSGSRGLGYQVCDDHLAMFRDAPKRYGFTLPDPQLACAPIQSPEGQAYLGAMRAAANYAWCNRQLLTHQAREVFRMVFGKRWESLGLDLVYDVAHNIAKFERHHVNGVEKLVCVHRKGATRAFPPGHPEVPPPYQAIGQPVIIPGSMGTASWVLAGQAGSMTRSFGTSCHGAGRVMSRTKAVRLAAGRRIDQELDAQGIIVRARGHKGLAEEQPAAYKDVDQVVNVVDHVGISKKVARLRPVGVIKG; this is encoded by the coding sequence ATGAGCCAGGCCAAAACCGGGTTTCTTGGGCCGTTGGAGGCGGTGGATTCCTGCTGTTGGCGCATCCCCAAAACTTATCGTGCCGACATGCGGGTGGAGGGATTGATCTTCGCTGATGCAGACATGATTGGTCAGATTCGCCAAGACCAGGGTCTCGAACAGGTGGTCAACGTCGCCACGCTGCCGGGGATTCAGAAGGCCAGTTTGGCGATGCCGGACATTCATTCCGGCTACGGCTTCGCCATTGGCGGGGTTGCGGCCACCGACCCGGAGCAGGGAGGGGTGATCTCGCCCGGTGGCGTCGGCTACGACATCAACTGCGGCGTCCGTCTGTTGCGTTCCAACCTGACCTGGGATGAACTCAAACCCCGCATCCGGGACCTGGTGGACAAGCTGTTCGAACATGTGCCCACCGGCGTGGGTCAGAGCGGTAAATATCTGTTCGACAAGCCCAAGCTCAAGAAGCTCATGGAGCAAGGCTCGAAGTATGTGGTCGATAAGGGCTTCGGCGTGGCCCGCGACCTGGATTTCACCGAGGCCGGCGGTTGTCTCGACGACGCCGACCCCGACCGGGTTTCCGACCGCGCCTACACCCGAGGTTACGACCAGTGCGGCACCCTCGGCTCGGGCAACCACTTCCTGGAAGTTCAAGTCATCGACCGCATCCTCGACCCCGAAGCTGCCGAAGTCATGGGTCTGGCCGAAGGGATGGTTACTGTCTTGATCCACTCCGGCTCGCGCGGCCTGGGCTACCAGGTTTGCGACGACCACCTGGCGATGTTCCGCGACGCTCCCAAACGCTACGGCTTCACCTTGCCCGACCCTCAATTGGCGTGCGCTCCGATCCAAAGTCCCGAAGGCCAAGCCTATCTGGGCGCGATGCGGGCGGCGGCCAATTACGCCTGGTGTAATCGCCAGTTGTTGACCCATCAGGCCCGCGAAGTGTTTCGGATGGTCTTTGGAAAACGCTGGGAGTCGCTGGGTCTGGACCTAGTGTACGACGTGGCGCACAACATTGCCAAGTTCGAGCGTCACCACGTCAATGGCGTCGAGAAACTGGTTTGCGTCCACCGCAAGGGGGCGACCCGCGCCTTTCCACCGGGTCACCCAGAGGTTCCCCCACCCTACCAGGCGATTGGTCAGCCGGTCATCATCCCCGGTAGCATGGGAACCGCCTCGTGGGTTCTGGCCGGTCAAGCTGGTAGCATGACCCGCTCGTTTGGCACGAGTTGCCACGGCGCGGGCCGAGTCATGTCCCGCACCAAGGCGGTGCGATTGGCCGCTGGCCGCCGGATCGACCAAGAACTCGACGCCCAGGGAATCATCGTCCGCGCCCGCGGCCACAAAGGACTCGCTGAGGAGCAACCCGCGGCTTACAAGGATGTCGATCAGGTGGTCAATGTGGTGGATCACGTCGGGATTTCCAAGAAAGTCGCTCGGTTGCGTCCCGTGGGGGTCATTAAGGGGTGA